A window of Diospyros lotus cultivar Yz01 chromosome 14, ASM1463336v1, whole genome shotgun sequence contains these coding sequences:
- the LOC127789600 gene encoding protein SLOW GREEN 1, chloroplastic-like, with protein MEAAAAAAAVPHRHRPVHSSVYHQRPSYLRPIYLLSFRAPPPRLSSSSSTKSSLSIRASSSSSSSSFSDSLYPNPKSPKPQLTETLKPIPVSILKTAVAAAVAATAVFFAQFNLKANVATAISPPPVVETGNKETVSGEENERDLEEYLSSHPEDVQALRNLMEAKIKNRKVDEAIGIVEQLIRLEPEDIEWPLMKAHLHIYNGELEVAKVGFNEIIEKDPAKVEAYHGLVMAASQADSGRELKEIEKRVGEAMEVCKREKRKGDLRDFKLLIAQIRVIEGNYDAALRVYQELVKEEPRDFRPYLCQGIIYTLLRKNDEAEKQFEKYRRLVPKGHPYAQYFDDNMIATKVFGQKVENERASSKS; from the coding sequence ATGGAAGCTGCTGCTGCCGCTGCTGCCGTCCCCCACCGTCACCGGCCAGTTCACAGCTCGGTTTATCACCAGCGTCCGTCATATTTAAGACCCATTTATTTGCTCTCCTTCAGAGCCCCACCACCACGGCTATCGTCGTCGTCGTCAACGAAATCGTCACTGTCAATTAGAgcatcctcatcttcttcttcgtcgTCATTTTCGGACTCTCTCTACCCAAACCCGAAAAGCCCTAAACCCCAATTGacagaaaccctaaaacccatACCGGTTTCCATCCTGAAAACCGCCGTTGCAGCTGCGGTCGCCGCCACTGCCGTCTTCTTTGCCCAATTTAACCTGAAAGCCAACGTCGCCACCGCCATTTCGCCGCCTCCCGTCGTCGAGACCGGGAATAAGGAGACTGTTTCGGGCGAAGAAAACGAGAGAGACCTCGAGGAGTATTTGAGTTCTCATCCGGAAGATGTTCAAGCTCTCAGGAACTTGATGGAGGCGAAGATCAAGAACCGGAAGGTCGACGAAGCGATTGGCATTGTGGAGCAGTTGATCAGGCTCGAACCGGAAGACATCGAGTGGCCACTGATGAAGGCGCACTTGCATATCTACAATGGAGAGCTTGAGGTGGCGAAAGTCGGTTTCAATGAGATAATTGAGAAAGACCCAGCTAAGGTCGAGGCCTATCACGGGCTGGTAATGGCGGCTTCGCAGGCCGATTCGGGCCGGGAATTGAAGGAGATTGAGAAGAGGGTTGGGGAGGCAATGGAGGTGTGcaagagggagaagagaaaggGGGATTTGAGGGACTTTAAGCTGTTAATCGCCCAAATTCGAGTTATAGAAGGGAATTACGACGCAGCATTGAGGGTTTATCAGGAGCTTGTGAAGGAGGAGCCAAGGGACTTTCGACCCTATTTGTGCCAGGGAATTATATACACTTTGCTGAGGAAGAATGACGAGGCAGAGAAGCAGTTTGAGAAGTATCGAAGGCTTGTTCCCAAGGGACACCCCTATGCACAATATTTCGATGATAATATGATTGCAACAAAAGTGTTTGGCCAGAAAGTCGAAAATGAGAGGGCGTCGTCAAAAAGCTGA
- the LOC127790459 gene encoding diaminopimelate epimerase, chloroplastic, translating to MVAATSISLSLSAATRRSASSGTGSCCSSFPPLSRRPSNLRSTATALRKPNLRISASSMSIEASDAISPVSFLDRKESGFLHFVKYHGLGNDFILVDNRDSMEPKITPEQAVKLCDRNFGIGADGVIFAMLGINGTDYSMRIFNSDGSEPEMCGNGVRCFARFIAELDNLHGRHSFTIHTGAGLIVPEIQDDGKVRVDMGEPILKASDVPTKLPANKEHSVVKSELDVDGVTWNVTCVSMGNPHCVTFGGKGIQNLQVDELNLAEIGPKFEHHEMFPSRTNTEFVQVFSRSHLKMRVWERGAGATLACGTGACAVVVAAVLEGRAARRCTVDLPGGPLDIEWNEEDNRVYMTGPAEVVFYGSVPL from the exons ATGGTGGCCGCCACCTccatctctctatctctttcagCCGCCACTCGCCGCTCCGCCTCTTCCGGCACTGGATCGTGCTGTTCTTCGTTTCCTCCTCTTTCTCGTCGGCCGTCCAATCTCAGGTCAACCGCTACCGCTCTCCGAAAACCTAACCTTCGCATTTCGGCTTCTTCAATGAGCATCGAAGCCTCCGATGCAATCTCTCCAGTTTCCTTCCTGGATCGCAAAGAAAGTGGATTCCTTCACTTCGTCAAGTACCACGGCCTCGGTAACGACTTCATCCTG GTTGACAACCGTGATTCAATGGAGCCTAAAATTACCCCGGAGCAGGCAGTGAAGCTATGTGATCGGAATTTCGGGATTGGTGCTGATGGCGTGATCTTTGCTATGCTGGGAATCAACGGCACTGATTATAGCATGAGGATTTTCAATTCTGATGGTAGTGAACCCGAG ATGTGTGGTAATGGAGTCCGGTGCTTTGCTAGATTTATTGCTGAGCTTGATAATTTACATGGAAGGCATAG TTTCACAATACATACAGGTGCTGGTCTGATTGTTCCTGAAATTCAAGATGATGGAAAG GTCAGAGTTGATATGGGTGAACCAATATTGAAAGCTTCTGATGTCCCTACAAAACTTCCTGCAAATAAAGAACACTCTGTTGTAAAATCAGAACTTGATGTAGATGGAGTAACCTGGAATGTAACATGTGTTAGCATGGGAAACCCACATTGTGTCACATTTGGTGGAAAAGGAATACAG AATTTGCAGGTTGATGAACTAAATTTGGCAGAAATTGGTCCAAAATTTGAGCATCATGAGATGTTCCCTTCCCGAACTAACACAG AATTTGTGCAAGTCTTCTCTCGTTCACACTTAAAAATGCGTGTTTGGGAGCGTGGGGCGG GAGCAACTCTAGCCTGTGGAACTGGAGCTTGTGCAGTTGTTGTTGCCGCAGTTCTTGAAGGTCGGGCTGCAAGG AGATGTACTGTTGATTTGCCTGGAGGGCCATTGGATATTGAGTGGAATGAGGAAGACAACCGTGTGTATATGACAGGCCCAGCTGAGGTAGTGTTCTATGGATCAGTGCCTCTATAA
- the LOC127790600 gene encoding F-box protein At2g39490-like — MEEESFASVSSLPREILQRIVSMMPLIEAVRTRVLSSSWKSLWTPFQVGMDFDSDQIVCNEAREKVSQILAVLLKQPCDNPELWKFSLSRIGSGEEDVIFLATKGAGNELHLDFHGEMQISSNFNWVLEQRPNRPTSCGALVEMGWYSSLKKLHLRSVNQLAKDLVSSLLLSCQFLESLKVEKSSGLESLNVKANASLKSFAVVDCPRLASLKLDASGLKSFWYKGFLPVIQIHGCSSLVDVVLDLREGLGGNEFDCEDILPFMASLKDIETLMISGWLLEWLCSAGVIFGRLQFQFNKLKELCWFDSSMSWSKRDSLACFLHISPLLEKLTIMIDQNLGTIARPCFFQYWHEPHLLVDHAAVKANASELGHLKIIKLAGFSTQDDELLLLMDLLLKMSTGILASMTVTTQDKQQSWGVSKIPKSQINHISGCPANRILIPCPDSDYFLGLTEESNSFCPATLGISRIDPCQGQL, encoded by the exons ATGGAAGAGGAGAGCTTTGCATCTGTGAGCAGCTTGCCAAGAGAGATTCTGCAGCGAATTGTTTCAATGATGCCACTGATAGAGGCGGTAAGAACTAGGGTTCTTTCATCTTCATGGAAGAGCCTGTGGACTCCATTTCAGGTGGGAATGGACTTTGATTCAGACCAAATAGTCTGTAATGAAGCCAGGGAGAAAGTAAGCCAGATCCTGGCTGTGCTCTTGAAGCAGCCCTGTGACAATCCTGAGCTATGGAAGTTCAGCCTCAGCCGGATCGGGTCGGGCGAGGAAGATGTGATTTTCTTGGCCACCAAAGGAGCAGGAAATGAGCTCCATCTTGACTTCCATGGAGAGATGCAAATAAGCAGCAACTTCAACTGGGTTTTGGAGCAAA GGCCAAACCGACCCACCTCGTGTGGTGCTCTTGTAGAGATGGGTTGGTATTCTTCTCTCAAGAAACTGCATCTGAGATCAGTGAACCAGCTAGCCAAAGACCTGGTTTCAAGCTTGCTGCTGAGCTGCCAGTTCCTTGAAAGCTTGAAGGTGGAGAAGAGCAGTGGGCTGGAAAGCTTGAATGTCAAAGCAAATGCCAGCCTCAAGAGCTTTGCCGTGGTGGACTGTCCAAGATTAGCAAGTTTGAAGCTAGATGCATCTGGGCTCAAGTCATTTTGGTACAAGGGTTTCCTCCCAGTGATTCAGATTCATGGCTGTTCAAGCTTGGTTGATGTGGTGCTTGACTTGAGAGAAGGTTTAGGGGGCAATGAGTTTGACTGTGAGGACATCTTGCCATTTATGGCCTCTCTCAAGGACATTGAAACTTTAATGATCAGTGGCTGGCTTCTTGAG TGGCTGTGCTCAGCAGGAGTGATTTTTGGAAGGCTTCAATTCCAATTCAACAAGTTGAAAGAACTGTGCTGGTTTGATTCTTCCATGAGCTGGTCCAAGAGGGATTCCTTGGCTTGCTTCTTGCACATTTCACCCCTCTTGGAAAAGTTGACCATCATG ATTGATCAGAACCTGGGTACCATTGCCCGGCCATGCTTCTTCCAGTACTGGCATGAGCCACACTTGCTAGTGGACCATGCAGCAGTGAAGGCTAATGCTTCTGAACTTGGGCATTTGAAGATCATTAAGCTGGCAGGTTTCTCAACACAAGATGATGAGCTGCTACTTCTAATGGACCTTTTGCTCAAGATGTCAACTGGAATCTTAGCGTCCATGACTGTAACAACACAAGATAAGCAACAATCATGGGGGGTTTCAAAGATACCCAAGAGCCAGATAAACCACATATCTGGCTGCCCTGCTAATAGGATTCTAATTCCATGTCCAGACAGTGACTACTTTCTTGGACTAACAGAAGAAAGTAACAGTTTTTGCCCAGCCACGTTAGGGATATCAAGAATTGATCCCTGCCAAGGTCAGTTGTAA
- the LOC127790601 gene encoding 60S ribosomal protein L23a-like, whose product MAPAKADTTKKSDQKAQALKAAKAVKSGSSVFKKKAKKIRTSVTFHRPRTLKKDRNPKYPRISAPPRNKLDQYQILKYPLTTESAMKKIEDNNTLVFIVDIRADKKKIKDAVKKMYDIQTKKVNTLIRPDGTKKAYVRLTPDYDALDVANKIGII is encoded by the exons ATGGCTCCCGCTAAAG CTGATACTACTAAAAAGTCTGACCAAAAAGCCCAGGCCTTGAAAGCTGCCAAGGCTGTGAAATCTGGTTCATCAGTCTTTAAGAAGAAGGCCAAGAAGATACGAACATCAGTTACTTTCCATAGACCGAGGACATTGAAGAAGGATAGGAACCCCAAGTACCCTCGCATCAGTGCGCCCCCAAGGAACAAGCTTGATCAGTATCAAATCCTAAAATATCCACTCACCACTGAATCAGCAATGAAGAAGATTGAAGATAATAACACACTAGTTTTCATCGTGGATATCCGTGCTGACAAGAAGAAGATCAAGGATGCAGTCAAGAAGATGTATGACATCCAGACCAAGAAAGTGAATACCTTGATTAG GCCTGATGGAACAAAGAAAGCCTACGTGAGGCTTACACCTGACTATGATGCGTTGGATGTGGCAAACAAGATtggaataatttaa